CACCGGGGTGTACACGTGGGCCAGGCCGTACTCGATGGTGCCGATCTCATCGGTCTGGGCCACGTTGCCCGCCACGCGGATCACGAACAGGTCCATGATGCCCGCGTCGAAGATCATCTCCACCGGCACCCGCGAGTCCGAGCAGCTCAGGATGGTGGCGTAGGCGTGCTCGCCCTGGTTGCCAACGTTGGCCAGCTGGATTCGGGCCGCGTCCTGGTGCTTGCGCAGGGGCTTGCCGTCGATGAAGCGCGCGTTGCCGTCCTTGAGCATTTGCAGGGCTTTTTCCGGCGAGGGTTTGACGTACTTGCCAGCGGCCAGGGCCGGGGACAGGCAGGTCAAGCCGAACAGGGCGCTCAGTGCCAAGACGGCCCAAGTCTTTTTAGGCATTTCCAAATTCCTTTATGTATAGCGGGCCTCGCCGCTGGGTGGGGTTGCCCCGGTGCCGAACCGGCTGGGGCCTATACTTAATTGTAAGCCCTCGCTCCGGCCGAAGTACGCATGAATCATAAAAAAACCCGCCGCCCCGGGGTGCGGGGCGGCGGGTGAATGGGCTGGTTTCAGCGGGGGCCGCTTACTTGGCCAAGAGCTCCTTCTTGCACTTGGCCAGGGCCTCGTCTTCGGCCTTGACCTGCTCCAGGGTCTTGGGCTCCATGGCCGCGGGCCGGGGAGCCACCCCGTGCTTGATCTTAACGAACTCGGTGCCGGTCTGGTCGTAGATGGCCGCGGTCATCACGTCGAACTTGTCGGTGTCGGGGATATCGGCCACGCGGGCCTTGGCCGCTTCCATCTCCGGCTCCAGGATGTCGGCCGGGCGGGCGTCAAAGGGCTCCTTGCCATACTTGTAGCCCTTGAGAATCTTGGCCCGCAGCTCGGGGTCCACCTTAGTGGGGGTCTTGCCGTAGAGGCCGTAGGCCAGGCCCTTGGTCTCGTTGGTCACCATCTTGTACTTGCCGAACAACACGTTCAACACCGCCTGCACGCCCACGATCTGGCTGGTGGGGGTGACCAGGGGAGGGGTGCCCAGCTCGTGGCGGGTGTTGGCCACTTCCGCGTACACCTCGTCCAGGCGGTCCAGGGCGTTGGCGTCCCTGAGCTGGCTTTGCAGGTTGGAGATCATGCCGCCGGGCACCTGGTGCACCAGCACGTTGGTGTCGATGGGGGCCATCTTGTTGGGCATCCAGTAGTCGCGGTACTTGGGCGCCACCTTCTCCAGCTCCTGGGCCGCCTTGAGCAGCAGGTCCAGGTTCAGGCCGGGATCGCGCGGGGTGCCTTCCAGGGCCACCATGATCGGCTCCACCGCCGGGTGGCTGGTGCGCAGGGCAAAGGGCGCGATGCAGGTGTCGATGATGTCCACGCCCGCCTCGGCCGCCTTGAGCATGGCCATGCAGGCCATGCCGCTGGTGTAGTGGCTGTGCAGGTGGATGGGGGTCTTGGTGGCCTTCTTGAGGGCGCTGACCAGCTTGAAGGCGTCGTAGGGCGCGATGATGCCGGCCATGTCCTTGATGCAGATGCTGTCCGCGCCCATGTCGTCGAGCTGCCTGGCCTTGTCCAGGTAATACTCCAGGTTGAACACCGGACCGCCCATCTTGCGCTCGGTCAGAGTGTAGCAGATGGTGCCCTGGAAGTGCTCGCCGTTGGCCTTGACGCGCTCCACCACCGTCTCGAAGTTGCGGTAGTCATTGAGCGCGTCGAACACGCGGAACACGTTGATGCCCGCCTCGCAGGACAGGTCCACGAATTCGCGGGCCACGTCGTCGGCGTAGTTGCGGTAGCCCACCAGGTTCTGGCCCCGGAGCAGCATGGAGAAGGGGGTCTTGGGGGCATACTTGCGCAGGGTGCGGGGGCGCTCCCAGGGGTCCTCGCCCAAGAAGCGGCTCATGGCGTCGAAGGTGGCCCCGCCCCATACCTCCATGGCCCAGAACCCGGCGTCGTCCATCAGCTCGATGGCCGGAATCATGTCCTCGGTGCGCATCCGGGTCGCGAACAGGCTCTGGGTGCCGTCGCGCAGGGTGAGGTCCTGAACCTTCAGCGGTGTGGGGTTGCCGCCCCAATCAAAATCCTGCGTCATGCTTATCCCCTCCTTTTTGCCCCGGCGGCAAGCCGGAGATCTAAATTGCATTGCTTGATTTATTGCCCGGAGAGCCGGACTCGCTCGATCCGTTTCTGCCGGATGGAACTCTTAACTTTAAAGGCGACCCGGGGTTCAGTCAAGAGACGCCCGAATGGCGGCCCTCTTGTTAATGCCGCTGCGCGGTGCTATGGTTTATTCGCCCCTATCAACCGGATGAGGGGTTTTATTTTTTTTCAAGGGATGGCAATGGCCAAGGCACCCGCGAAAAACGGCGGCAAGACCCGCCGGCCGGGCGAGATGGTAAAGCGCCTGCTGGGGCGTTTCGGGCCCGAGGACCGCGTGCTAATCGTGATCGCGGCCGACCCCGACGCCCTGGCCTCGGCCCTGGCCTTCAAGCGCCTGTTGTGGCGTAAAGCGGCCAACGTGACCATTGCCAACGTGAACACCATCACCCGGCCCGACAACCTGGCCATGGTGCGCCTGCTCTCCATCCCCCTGGTGTCCTTGTCGGAGGTGGACCCCGCCGCCTTCAGCAAGAAGGTGATGCTCGACAGCCAGCCTCACCACCACGAGGCCTTCAAGGAGCTCAAACTGGACGTGATCATCGATCACCATCCCTTGGGCGACGCCTCCAGCGCGGCGGGCTTCGTGGACATACGCCCCCGCTACGGGGCCACCTCCAGCATGATGACCGAGTATCTCCGGGGCGCGCGCATCAAGCCCTCCAGCCGCCTGGCCACCGCGCTCACCTACGGCATCAAGACCGACACTGCCAGCTTTGGCCGCCCCTCCCTCTTGGAGGACGTGCAGGCCTTCCAATATCTGTTCCCCAAGTCCAACGGCTCGGTGCTGCGCAAGATCGAGTTCAGCGAGATGCGCCTGAAGGACCTGGCCCTGTTGCACCTGGCCCTGGACCGCTTCGTGGTGCGCAAGCACTCCATGTACGTGCACCTGGGCGACGTATCCTCGCCGGACAACCTGGTGCAGATCGCCGACTTCTTCCTTCGGGTGGACTCGGTGGACACCTGCGCGGTGAGCGGGGTGCACCAGGACAAGCTGGTGGTGATCATGCGCAGCGCGGCCTACCGCACCAACGTGGGCACCATCGCCGAGGCGGCCTTTGGCGACGTGGGCCCGGCCGGCGGCCACAAGGCCATGGCCCGGGCCGAGATACCCATCGCGGCGATCAGGAAATCGTGCAAGGAAGCCACCGACGAGTCCATGGCCCGCTTTGTCATGCGCCGCCTGGCCAAGGCGGCCAACCCTAAGAAAAAAGACTAGGCCCCGCGTCCCCTCTACAAATAAACCTCTTTAACCGAACGGTTAGTTGGTAAAGTTAAAGTTAATTATAGGTGGCTGGGTGCCTTCCCAGCCCTGCCTCTGAACCCGGCCGGGCGGCGAGCCCGGTGGTATAATCCACATCACCGGAGCGCGCTCATGCCGCGCTAATCGCAACCCTTGGCAACGGGTCGACATGCTCCGCATCATCACAAGTATGCTCGGGGTGCTGGGGCTCAGCGTGATCATCACCGAGTCGCTAAACCACTTCCATCTTTTCGGCTTTCCCCTGAAGATTCCCTACCTGGCCGTTCCCGGCTTGCTCATCTACCTCTGGTACGAGTTCAGCGAGAACATCCTGCCCGGATGGATGGAGCGGCGGCCCGGGTCCGTGCCCAAACTGGCCCGGATGATCCAGGCCAACCGGATCGTCATCTTTCTTTTGTTCATCGGCTTGGCGGTGCTCCTGCCCCTGCTCTGGTGGGGGGTGATAAGGAAAATGGCCGCCATGGCCAACCAGGGTAAGGTGGTCTATTAGTCCCCTAAATGCGTAAGCGCCGCCCGCCCGGAGGCGAAAGCGGCGCTCGTGGCACGAATATGTGTGTTGGGCCCTAGAACTCGATCAGGGCGCTGCCCCAGGTGAGCCCGCCGCCGAAAACGGTGATCACCGCCCGGTCGCCGGGTTTGATGCGGCCGCTGGACACGGCCTCGGCCAGGGCGATGGCGCTGGAGGCCGAGGAAATGTTGCCGTAGCGGTCCACCGTGATCACGAAGCGCTCGAAGTCCACGTCCAAACGCTTGGCCACGGCCTGGAGCATACGCAGGTTGGCCTGGTGGGGGATGAAGTGGTCCACGTCGTCCAGGGTCAGGCCGTGGCGCTCCAGCATGATGGTCGCCGACTCGGCGAAGTACTTCACCGCCACCCGCACCGAGGCCGAGGCCTCGATCATCTTCAGGGTGTGCAGCTTGGCGTCCACTGATTCGTAGGTAATGGGCGTGGTCTTGGAACCGCCGCCGGGCATGAGCAGGTTCTGACCGTTGGCCCCGTCGGTGCCCAGGTAGGTGTCCACCAGGCGGGGCCTGGCCGTGTCGTCGGCCGCGGTGAGCACCGCCGCGCCGGCCCCGTCGCCCCACAGGATGCAGTTGGAGCGGTCGGTCCAGTCCTGCACCCGGCTCATGACCTCGCTGGCCACCACCAAAACCGTCTTGGCCATGCCGCACTGAATGTAGCGGGAGGCCACGTCCAGGCCAAAGACAAATCCGCTGCACGCGGCGGTCACGTCGAAGCTGATCGCCTGGGGCGCGTCCATCTTGGCCTGTAGCCAGTTGGCCGCCGAGGGGCAGTGGGTGTCCGGGGTGATGGTGGCCATGATGATGTAGTCCAGGTCCGCGTCGCTCACCCCGGCCATCTCCATGGCCTGGCGGGCGGCGGGCAGGGCCAGGTCGCTGGCCGCCTGGTCAGGGGCGGCCACGCGGCGCTCGCTCACGCCGGTGCGCTTCACGATCCAGTCGTGGGTGGTGTCCAGGGTCTGTTCAAGGTCGTAGTTGGTCAGAACTTTT
This window of the Desulfarculaceae bacterium genome carries:
- a CDS encoding DHH family phosphoesterase, translated to MAKAPAKNGGKTRRPGEMVKRLLGRFGPEDRVLIVIAADPDALASALAFKRLLWRKAANVTIANVNTITRPDNLAMVRLLSIPLVSLSEVDPAAFSKKVMLDSQPHHHEAFKELKLDVIIDHHPLGDASSAAGFVDIRPRYGATSSMMTEYLRGARIKPSSRLATALTYGIKTDTASFGRPSLLEDVQAFQYLFPKSNGSVLRKIEFSEMRLKDLALLHLALDRFVVRKHSMYVHLGDVSSPDNLVQIADFFLRVDSVDTCAVSGVHQDKLVVIMRSAAYRTNVGTIAEAAFGDVGPAGGHKAMARAEIPIAAIRKSCKEATDESMARFVMRRLAKAANPKKKD
- a CDS encoding ketoacyl-ACP synthase III: MVPIRLAGTGCYLPEKVLTNYDLEQTLDTTHDWIVKRTGVSERRVAAPDQAASDLALPAARQAMEMAGVSDADLDYIIMATITPDTHCPSAANWLQAKMDAPQAISFDVTAACSGFVFGLDVASRYIQCGMAKTVLVVASEVMSRVQDWTDRSNCILWGDGAGAAVLTAADDTARPRLVDTYLGTDGANGQNLLMPGGGSKTTPITYESVDAKLHTLKMIEASASVRVAVKYFAESATIMLERHGLTLDDVDHFIPHQANLRMLQAVAKRLDVDFERFVITVDRYGNISSASSAIALAEAVSSGRIKPGDRAVITVFGGGLTWGSALIEF
- a CDS encoding pyruvate carboxylase subunit B, with protein sequence MTQDFDWGGNPTPLKVQDLTLRDGTQSLFATRMRTEDMIPAIELMDDAGFWAMEVWGGATFDAMSRFLGEDPWERPRTLRKYAPKTPFSMLLRGQNLVGYRNYADDVAREFVDLSCEAGINVFRVFDALNDYRNFETVVERVKANGEHFQGTICYTLTERKMGGPVFNLEYYLDKARQLDDMGADSICIKDMAGIIAPYDAFKLVSALKKATKTPIHLHSHYTSGMACMAMLKAAEAGVDIIDTCIAPFALRTSHPAVEPIMVALEGTPRDPGLNLDLLLKAAQELEKVAPKYRDYWMPNKMAPIDTNVLVHQVPGGMISNLQSQLRDANALDRLDEVYAEVANTRHELGTPPLVTPTSQIVGVQAVLNVLFGKYKMVTNETKGLAYGLYGKTPTKVDPELRAKILKGYKYGKEPFDARPADILEPEMEAAKARVADIPDTDKFDVMTAAIYDQTGTEFVKIKHGVAPRPAAMEPKTLEQVKAEDEALAKCKKELLAK